The following proteins come from a genomic window of Lolium rigidum isolate FL_2022 chromosome 5, APGP_CSIRO_Lrig_0.1, whole genome shotgun sequence:
- the LOC124655782 gene encoding putative F-box/LRR-repeat protein At5g02930, whose amino-acid sequence MAKRNLDSKATRTNVCLEQSAIRRQDPDGLGKDDEGGGPDRISDLPDAVLGEIISLLPTKEGARTRILASRWRNLWRSAPLNLDCYELTTTWGELAGVVSRILSSHQGPGRCFRIPCGFLPYEAATVDSWLQSPAIDNLQELRFSYPMLHNQSPLPLLPESFLRFSTTLRVATIEHCHLLDSIVQGLQFPQLRQLTLSIVRISECSVPHVIAGCPALECLMIRDCFGFRRLGINSISLRSVGVHAECYRDELNFGELIIENAPCLEKLLHLGCTGDLHVSVIFAPKLETMRCCSNPTTKTSFGSMVIQGLRIDGLTTVVRTIKFLSVDMDKFCLDTIINLMRCFPCLEKLYIQSYLSGPKNLWLSKHKNFINGHDIRLKKIMFKLYRGTRSQVSFVTFFVLNARVLESMILEIEHKNDNEEFLAEHRRKLQLENRASRGARFQFTTDKCVRNVWDINDARVLDLADPFACLC is encoded by the exons CGCAACCTTGACTCCAAGGCAACCCGGACCAACGTGTGCCTAGAGCAGTCGGCGATAAGGAGGCAAGATCCCGATGGACTCGGGAAAGAT GATGAAGGAGGAGGCCCCGACCGCATCAGCGACCTCCCCGACGCCGTCCTCGGGGAGATCATCTCCCTCCTCCCCACCAAGGAAGGCGCTCGGACCCGCATCCTCGCGTCCCGGTGGCGCAACCTCTGGCGCTCCGCCCCTCTTAATCTCGACTGCTATGAGCTTACCACCACTTGGGGTGAGCTCGCTGGTGTGGTATCACGCATCCTTTCCTCCCACCAAGGCCCGGGTCGCTGCTTCCGCATCCCCTGCGGATTTCTTCCCTACGAAGCGGCCACCGTGGACTCCTGGCTCCAGTCCCCCGCCATCGACAACCTCCAGGAGCTTCGTTTCTCTTACCCGATGCTGCATAATCAGTCGCCGTTGCCGCTGTTGCCAGAATCCTTTCTCCGCTTCTCGACCACCCTCCGTGTGGCCACCATCGAACATTGCCACCTCCTCGACAGCATTGTCCAAGGGCTCCAGTTCCCCCAGCTTAGGCAGCTCACACTTTCAATTGTTAGGATCTCCGAGTGTTCGGTTCCCCACGTGATTGCCGGGTGCCCTGCTCTGGAGTGCTTGATGATAAGAGATTGCTTCGGCTTCCGTCGCCTCGGGATCAATTCCATTAGCCTCAGAAGCGTCGGTGTGCATGCTGAATGTTATCGGGATGAGCTCAACTTTGGAGAGCTTATCATCGAGAATGCCCCTTGTCTTGAAAAGTTGCTCCATCTTGGTTGCACTGGTGATCTGCATGTATCGGTAATCTTTGCACCTAAACTAGAGACAATGCGCTGCTGTTCGAACCCCACCACTAAAACCTCGTTTGGCTCCATGGTTATTCAG GGGTTGCGCATTGATGGCCTTACAACGGTGGTGCGCACTATCAAGTTTTTGTCCGTTGATATGGATAAATTTTGTCTGGATACAATTATTAACTTGATGAGATGCTTTCCATGTCTGGAGAAGTTGTACATTCAG TCATATTTATCAGGGCCAAAGAATTTGTGGCTTAGTAAACACAAGAACTTCATCAACGGCCATGATATCcgtctaaagaaaataatgtttaAACTGTATCGCGGCACCAGGTCGCAGGTTAGCTTCGTGACATTCTTTGTGTTGAATGCGAGAGTGTTAGAGTCGATGATACTTGAGATTGAACACAAGAACGACAACGAGGAGTTCTTGGCAGAACATCGTAGGAAACTGCAGCTAGAGAATAGGGCTTCAAGAGGTGCTCGGTTTCAGTTTACAACTGATAAATGTGTGCGCAATGTTTGGGACATCAACGATGCCCGTGTTTTGGATTTAGCTGATCCGTTCGCATGTTTATGTTAA